Proteins found in one Pseudophryne corroboree isolate aPseCor3 chromosome 3 unlocalized genomic scaffold, aPseCor3.hap2 SUPER_3_unloc_25, whole genome shotgun sequence genomic segment:
- the LOC134983817 gene encoding zinc finger protein 260-like: GDNPITPIIHPALSADPPDPGKCSPDHSDIGASITALRLDTEFPCSTDAKCFTQNTNRITHQPAKAGERPFPCSECGKCFTYKSNLVTHQRSHTGEKPYSCSECGKCFVQKSSLFKHQRSHTGEKPYSCSECGKCFTYKSNLVTHQRSHTGEKPYSCSECGKCFAQKSSLFKHQRSHTGEKPYSCSECGKCFAYKSDLFKHQISHTGEKPFSCSECGKCFTQKSALVPHKRSHTGEKPYTCSECEKCFASKPNLVKHQRSHTGEKPHFCSECGKCFASTSDLVTHQRSHTGEKPYSCSECGKCFSSKSILVKHQRSHTGEKPYSCSECGKCFAFTSALVKHQRSHTGVKPYSCSECGKCFSSKSNLVKHQRSHTGEKPYSCSECGKCFAQKSSLFKHQISHTGEKPYSCSECGKCFAYKSDLFKHQRSHTGEKPYSCSECGKCFTQKSALVTHKRSHTGEKPYTCSECEKCFASKPNLVKHQRSHTGEKPYSCSECGKCFASTSDLVKHQRSHTGEKPYSCSECGKCFAFTSALVKHQRSHTGVKPYSCSECGKCFSSKSNLVKHQRSHTGEKPYSCSECGKCFAQKSSLFKHERSHTGEKPYSCSECGKCFASKSNLVTHQRSHTGEKQYSCSECGKCFAYKSDLFKHQRSHTGEKPYSCSECGKCFTQKSALVTHKRSHTGEKPYTCSECEKCFASKPNLVKHQRSHTGEKPYSCSECGKCFA; this comes from the exons ggagataatcccattaccccaattatacatccagctctatcagctgatccccctgatcctgggaaatgttctcctgatcactctgatattggtgcatctattacagctctgagattagatacagagtttccctgttctacagatgccaaatgttttacacagaacacaaaccgtattactcatcagccagctaaggcaggtgagaggccatttccatgttctgagtgtgggaaatgttttacatataaatcaaatcttgttacacatcagagaagtcacacaggtgagaagccgtattcctgttctgagtgtgggaaatgttttgtacagaaatcgagtctttttaaacatcagagaagtcacacaggtgagaagccgtattcctgttctgaatgtgggaaatgttttacatataaatcaaatcttgttacacatcagagaagtcacacaggtgagaagccgtattcctgttctgagtgtgggaaatgttttgcacagaaatcaagtctttttaaacatcagagaagtcacacaggtgagaagccgtattcctgttctgagtgtggaaaatgttttgcatataaatcggatctttttaaacatcagataagtcacacaggtgagaagccattttcctgttctgagtgtgggaaatgtttcacacagaaatcagcccttgttccacataagagaagtcacacaggtgagaagccatatacctgttctgagtgtgagaaatgttttgcatcaAAACCAAATctggttaaacatcagagaagtcacacaggtgagaagccgcatttctgttctgagtgtgggaaatgttttgcatctacatcagatcttgttacacatcagagaagtcacacaggtgagaagccatattcctgttctgagtgtgggaaatgtttttcatctaaatcaattcttgttaaacatcagagaagtcacacaggtgagaagccatattcctgttctgagtgtgggaaatgttttgcatttacatcagctcttgttaaacatcagagaagtcatacaggtgtgaagccgtattcctgttcggagtgtgggaaatgtttttcatctaaatcaaatcttgttaaacatcagagaagtcacacaggtgagaagccgtattcctgttctgagtgtgggaaatgttttgcacagaaatcgagtctttttaaacatcagataagtcacacaggtgagaagccgtattcctgttctgaatgtggaaaatgttttgcatataaatcggatctttttaaacatcagagaagtcacacaggtgagaagccgtattcctgttctgagtgtgggaaatgtttcacacagaaatcagcccttgttacacataagagaagtcacacaggtgagaagccatatacctgttctgagtgtgagaaatgttttgcatcgaaaccAAATctggttaaacatcagagaagtcacacaggtgagaagccgtattcctgttctgagtgtgggaaatgttttgcatctacatcagatcttgttaaacatcagagaagtcacacag gtgagaagccatattcctgttctgagtgtgggaaatgttttgcatttacatcagctcttgttaaacatcagagaagtcacacaggtgtgaagccgtattcctgttcggagtgtgggaaatgtttttcatctaaatcaaatcttgttaaacatcagagaagtcacacaggtgagaagccgtattcctgttctgagtgtgggaaatgttttgcacagaaatcgagTCTttttaaacatgagagaagtcacacaggtgagaagccatattcctgttctgaatgtgggaaatgttttgcatcgaaatcaaatcttgttacacatcagagaagtcacacaggtgagaagcagtattcctgttctgagtgtggaaaatgttttgcatataaatcggatctttttaaacatcagagaagtcacacaggtgagaagccgtattcctgttctgagtgtgggaaatgtttcacacagaaatcagcccttgttacacataagagaagtcacacaggtgagaagccatatacctgttctgagtgtgagaaatgttttgcatcgaaaccAAATctggttaaacatcagagaagtcacacaggtgagaagccgtattcctgttctgagtgtgggaaatgttttgca